From the genome of Solanum stenotomum isolate F172 chromosome 5, ASM1918654v1, whole genome shotgun sequence:
AAGCGGGTTCAATATCTGAAGAAAAAATTCACAGTTCAATagatgaagaaaaaattcacaaaaaagcTAATAAATTAGTGTGTTGTTGTCTGATTTTGAACTATGTCACTTTtacaaaaataaccaaatttaCTGCTGGACCAAGAACTGTCTTTTGCTTAAATGggatccatttttttttatacttgtatttttcataagataaatcaaatataatgtaCTTATTTTACAaagtgggttcatatgaaccTTCTTGATCCAATGTAAATCTAGCCTTGTGTCTATATAAGCATATTAGTCCTGCTTTCCCTTGCGAATGAGGGACAAAGTCCATttctaaaatgaaaaatttacgaAGTGAGTTCATATGAACCCTCTTGACCCAAGTCTAGCCCGTCTTCTATATAAACATACTAGTCTTGCTTTCCCTTGCCAACGAGGGACAAAGTCCATTTGTAAAAAGAAACTTTTCATTTCTGAATTTGTCATTTTCTCcattttgaatattatatttctCATTCATACTTAGCAAAATCCAACAACACCTcacataaaaggaaaatgactaTATTTGTATGATTTGCAAGTAAGAGTTCACCACATTTGAATagttcatccaaaaaaaaaaaaatagacgtTGTCCATCGATTCTGACCATTGATTTTAAGCTAGGTTTTAGTAATGcaacaatattttaaataattagtagAAATTCTGCTCAAATGGAAGAGTGCgtcttaaatttaaaaaggaaaaattatgtaGAATAGTAAACATTTTGCTTATATTAGGTACTGTAGCTACAGTTTAAGTAAATTGTAATTTACAGCTATagttttatcaatttttgttattcgcctaatttatataattcttctgatttgtataaattcagaatttttttgTATGCTTACCCTcgctatttgtatacgatttatgaaaaattcataataaattgccctgtttgtatattggcaagcgaaatatacaaatgaagttctaaaaaattcttaaatataAATACAGATTTGGTTTATATTTACCTTATATGTATATTCGCATACGAAATATATAAACTGACAGAAATATACAAACCGCAATCTTCATAGCAAacaaaactatagttataaagcacaattatcaaaattatatctATAAAACCTTATCATGTCTAGATCTATCATGTTTAcgatttctaaaattttctgtTTTCGTCACTACTGTTAAAGTTACATTCCTTCTAGAAATGGTCTTTCATTCTCGTGGCCATGTTGCCATGATGGCACTGTCTGTTCTACCCATTCTGCTAAATATGGCTCAACATACCTACCCCAGCAATCAACATGCAACTTTTAATGTTATTGGGTTAAAACTTAAAAACCTACTCCCATAATACAAGATCTAAGACTAGCAGCAGTCAttaacatatttatttaatgtgtCAATAAATAATACATTACCAACTATTAATGCAGTCACAACCCTCaaaaatagttgtccattattaatttgatatagaAGATTAAAAAACAGTAAATGATAAGGGTGACTTAGTAGTAAAATCAcccttattaaatataattcatCTAAACATTGAAAAAGCAATACAGTACAAtaacaagggtaaaatagacacaaagtagtaaattattaattgtttttataaactAAATAAGTATTGTTGCATATCCCAAAATAgtagtggacaagtaaaaatgaacggggTGATATCTTATTTCTCGTTCgttcctttttatttctcacATGTGGCTTCTCGAGAATCAAATTGCATATACTTTGACTGACATTTTAAGATATACTATATGAGAAAGATTACAACTTCTAgtatttttcaaatagttttcgaatatctaaattattctaACACAATTTAGCTCcaaaaattaatcaaactaTCCCTCATAAAATGGAATGTAACAAGTAAAACAGGAACAGAGGGAGTCGTTCCCAAAAGCGCCCACAAGATATATTTCATGTTCAAAAAAGTCTTAAGATATCATCTAATTTTTCAAACTCAAGTTACAAATTCACTAACAAAAATTGCTAGATTTTGTTCCCTTTCACAATCacctaccaaaaaaaaaaaaccaaaaaggaTTCCCAACTTTAAACAAATATAGAGAGACATCAGGCAATCGAGACTAGACTCACAATCAAAGTCCAAAGGGCCAACTTTTCCGATCGATGATGAACAGAGTGAACGAAAAAGTTAAGTAAAATGTATATAATCAAATACAACTATTTTGAACCCAATATCTCTAAATTCTGAATTTACCTCTGCTTTGTTGGTGAATgtgaaattaatatataatccATGGCAGCATATAAATAAAACTATGGGTAAATATTAAAGGCTACGCTTGCCAGGACGATCAGCCGCTTGAAGAGTTTTCTCGACAAGCTTACGAGCTTTCTTGCTGCGAATCTCAACCTTGACACTCGAACTTTTGTCCATCTTGATATATggcttcttcaatttcttcaattttctcaCCTTCGACTTTATCGACTCCACAAAATTCTCCAACTGAATACCCATTTTCAAAACTCTTGTAGATGTACGTACTACTGCCCCTATATTAATGCAGctgttactattttttatttttctgctaAAATATCTCTAACTATTTATTATAgtatagtactccctctgtccctatttagttgtccatattttctcttttagttgtccctatttaattgtccattttgacaaatcaagaaaggacaacaatttttttcctattatacccttatttaaagtgaaaagttgtcataaataaagtagATAAACTTATGAACTTCTCAGCATTGATTAGTTATTTTGAGTGAATTTAATTTGGAAgtaaattgtactataagggtaaaattgtaacttcaccatggtaatcattgttgccttaatctgtgtgtcatttctaaagtggacaattAAATAGGGACGGAGTATATAGTTTGTTGCTTGCGTATGAACTTTGACTGGACCATCCTCCTAAAGAATTGGCCCTATTTCCTCTGAATATTACGTGCCATGCCATTACTAATCTAATAGGGATTCTTATTCCTTTTGACTTTTTCTTCCAACAAATTAATCCTTCACTTCACTTTTTTAgtcctcataatttttttttgtctaacgttataaattttgattaacatttttttttttgaaaaaattagttaGATATACTtcactattttatatatatatattacctttaaattaaaattttttacatataataccatttttgataattataccatatattttaaaaagttaaatcatatacataaatctcTTAAATATGGTTAGAGCCGTTAAAATGGGCTTAGCCCATGAACCAATCCAACCCAACCCGTTATCGAGGTAGGTTTGGGATAGAATTTTTCAAGCCACTTTAAAACTGGGGCTTATAAGCCCGGCCCATATAAGCCCTTGGCCTTTGAGGCTTGATCGGGGTCGGCTCATGAACCaaaactatttgtttaaggaAATTTACAGAAACTTCACTAGTGTATGAACTAATTACTTAGATGCACGCAATGTTGTAATAGTACGACTCTTACCAGATTTTTGTGTgtcaagatacatgtatctcggaatacatggactcaaaattagatgtaatttgttctagatacactctatccaAGTATATTCACATTTATCTAGGATACATTGACAAATCTCGCGCCGTTGCCTCCCTCccatctcgctcaccactctcttATCTCGCTCGTGTATCTAGGATGCATcacaccagatacatgtatctcgcgtATAtagtatcctagatacatgctaATCACACTAGAGTTTTTGCTGGTGTTATTGAAACAATACCATTTGTTCACCATATTTGATGTCAtggaattttaattttgaaaagaaaaaaatagaaaaaaagaagggcTAGCCCGCCCCAGCCCACGACCCTTCTAGGGTTGGGTTGTGTTGAGCATTTTCAGGCCCTTCCTGATGAAGAGCCAACACACCCTAACccatcaaatttcttggccCGTGATGCTTGGGCAGGGTGAGGCTGGACTGGCCCTTTTTGAAACTCTAGATATGGTATTACCTAATTATCTTAAAATCTAATCTCCTTAAATAATGGAATATTAACATTTCAAATTTACTTTCTCTCACATAACACCAGTTCTCCACGCCAACCGTATATCTCCCCACCAACCCCCCACGTACTACATCACCTTTAtcatattttctctttcttcatccTCAATCTCCTATCCTAACTTCATCtcctcattttctttctttcttccttctcCCTCGTAGATCTTCTTCACTAAACCATCAAAAAGTGAATTGAAAACGGAGCAATACAATCTTATTATTGAGTAATACAATCTTTCTTGgatatttatttgtataaattttgatttttttttttttttgtttgagtaAAAATAGGAACAAAAAATTTGCATCGTTGATATGGTGTAGTATTGATGCAAATGAGATTAAGGAGTCAGAGACTTGAATCACTTATTGCTAATTTACATTTCATGGAGTTAACAAACACCAGAGTTTCCAACTATGATGAAAGAGAGGTTGAATTGGAATATTTTGCAATCTTCCCTTCAGAACTGGATGCATATGTATCTCCCTGTCTTCTATGTATACTAGAAAAAATGGCCCGTATCAGTACGGGCccaacatttatatatattactaatgttctaaataaatttaaattcctaATTATTTAGAAGTATAGTATGCATTTGCGAAAGATGTTTTTCAAATAGTTAAATTCcagaaactaaaataatgaccACATTGAATTGAACCAGATCAATTATTAGGTTTCTTTAATTAAAACTATAGGTTAGAtagatttttattatataaaaagaaattataaaatattaataaaattgacCATTagtatttcatataattatttaatataaaagatatatcatacgaattattatttttacttaatttgCTAAAATGAACAAGTGTAAGagcaaatattttaatataagatttaatttagaaaacaattatatatgttattaattataattaattgataTGAATTGATTTCACAAAAAATCCCAccaaattgaagaataacaCTTTCATCGTATTATTGGTTTtcctcattatttatttattttcacaaattattttctcaatattACTTTGAAGTGTATATATtctcttgttcaattttatttgtcacattcatctattaagaaaataataattaacataactatttttttcacaaaatactcctattaattaatatttaatattaggtgttgaaaaatatatttttttaaaagtaattaattttaaaaataaaatataagaaaactaTTGTCCTCACTTTGCATTTTAataataacaagtaaaaataaaatctatcttttaataatgaataaataaaattaacacacaaaataatatttaacttaTGCCCAATACATAAAATAGTGTGCTTCTATTCaccaaacaaatttaaaaatactcTATAAAGACTAATGGGACACATCCTATCTTCAGCTTCCATGGAATTATAGGGTTATGCTTTCTAATTAAGTGATAAAAGGATGAGCTTTTTTTAGAGCTTTAGATGGAGTCCAATTAATAAAGCATAAAAGATAACTATGTTAGCaactttatttaataaaactttGTAAAGACTTGAATACCCTCAAACTTTTGTTTAATACCCAAAAATTGACATGTTGAAACTCTCTCTTCTACTATATAGAAATATCCTTAttctatatatttgtttatttattaaatgtatatgtatttttatcaaatatatatgaGTTGTTTTCTGTCATGTATCTAAGTATGTTATTCTATATATATGAGATCTTTTTGTCATGATCTAGTGTGTTTCCTTTAGTGTATCTGAGACGGTTCTGCCATGTATCCGAGACAGCTCTATCGTGTATCTGGTCATACTTCAATGAAAACGTTGTAGATCACGCTTTTATGAAATTACGGCAATAACAAATTCATTGTTGGTGCAGTTAGCCATAATAAAGATCTACCAAAGACGAACCACACATATATCGAATCAAATTTCATTAATAAGATTAATATAGAATAATTAGATACATAACAAGTTTCAAATACATGTTATGTATTAGATATACGTATATAACAGATACACCTAATGAAATACATTTAATGAAATTAGGTGCATGAATTAGATACATAGTACAAGATACACATTGTTCTCTAACACATGaaacattgaaaaaaaatctcaaaattcaaaGATATAAGTTCGAATTTCTGGAAAAAGTTGTTCACTTTGTTGTTGCtggaaaataaaaggaagaaattagatttttttactatttttttaaaagaaattgttaGAGTAATTATACTCAAAAGTTGTTAAAAGAGTGATTTTCTCCTTAAATTAAGCATTTGTGATGCTTTAAATCCGCTTGAATTGttaattaatcattaattactcatttaattaaggaaataagTTACACCTCTTTAATTCAAACTAATAAATCATGTATCTCGATTTTTAAAACTGACGGATAAATGTATCTAGCAAGGATTGATACATTTATTCAAAGGCCGAAATATGGTATAGAAAGTAATATTCCAAACTATCGTGAATCCTAGTAATTAtgacctaaactagtgggatttatgtagttttcttttttattatattgatataatatattataatttatagtattgttgtatagtttttgaagatctaaatttttattttaaaatatcgagctaatgtaatataatttagatttgaaaatgagtcaaattaactttcaaaaaacgtaacatgacaactaaaaatggtcatactccctccgttcctatatatatatgtcattctTATTAAGAATAGATGGTccttaatatttgtcatttcacaaaatcaatgcataaatgacattatgcttcctattttacccttggagttattagccttgaaagtATAAATTTAACCAATATAGGaaaactaaatgattaattcatgttcattgtccaatttaattaatcaaaataaattaatttatattcatttattGAAACTTGACTTCAAGAGAATACTAAATAAGGGTACAATGGTAAACTCATATAATTTCTTAAGGAACATGAAATCTAAAATGGAGACATATAAATAAGAACCGAGAGAGTATTAGTTTGAAGAATAAACAATTAATGTAAAGGTAAATAATATccattaaatatataaaagataattaactttttttcaaTACATAGGAAGTAATaagtaaaaacaaatattaattttcaaaatattgaaaaagtaaaaattaatcaaaagcAATCTAGagaaattatactaaaaatataattaagaagaGGATATCaaagggaaaaaggaaaaattaattaCATATCAAGTTTACATTTCACTAATCTTAACATTACCATCTATTTTTCACgctaaattttttcttaatatattaaGCTTTTGCAAGTTCACAAATCACATATATTGGTTTCTTATATAGGTTTCACATTTTTCATAGCGTCTcttttatgaaatttgtgtgataaataaaaaaaagtatccTTTTATTCAagtaattaatgatattaataagcATTTTTATTTTAGTCCCTTTTTATTATCATGTGAAGCGTAACcaaaaaaactatttatatgTCACAATTTTAGATTTGacgttttttaagaaattaggTAAGTTTACTGTGATAccttttttagtgttttttgaAGTCAggttttcaataaatgaatataaattaattgaacatgaattaatcattttgttttcatatttagtcaaattcatatttttaaagttaataactctcaagggtaaaataggaagaatattgttatttatgtattgattttgtgaaatgaccAATACAATTAAggaacatttatttttagttaggaCGACatacttcctctgtccctaattacttgtccacttttgaattgacacacctattaagaaaataattattgacatagtgagtttaccattttacccctattaattatgaagtggatgaattaaaaatttaagattttcaaaaagttctacatttttcaaagtaattaattgaggatataatagataatttttttttaaatctcttttgggtttgtcaaaatgaacaagtaattaggaaaaattgaaaagaaaaaatggaagtAATTAGAGATAAATGGAGTATGAATTAAAACAGATAAAGTAGTTATCGATAACCGAGAAAAGATGGGTACCCCTGCCTCACGCTATAAAAAGAAAGTTTAGGCTGGGCTAATTTAATGTGTAACGAAACAATGAATGCTAGTGCATGTCTCGTTTATAGTAGTTGCAAT
Proteins encoded in this window:
- the LOC125865306 gene encoding uncharacterized protein LOC125865306, which produces MGIQLENFVESIKSKVRKLKKLKKPYIKMDKSSSVKVEIRSKKARKLVEKTLQAADRPGKRSL